The DNA segment CTGCCACCAAGTGGTCGGGGAGTAGCGCGCTGACCGGCTGGAGCGGGACGATGGCATCCGGCAACTGCTCGACCCAGGGAATGGTCAGGGGGCTGGGTGGGACCACCGGCGCGCCAACGTCATCGTCAGCGCCTTTGGCGAGGGCCGCGCCCTGTTTCAGCAGCACGGGCGTGGCGACAGCCGCGGCGCTCAGTTTTAGAAAGGTGCGTCTGCTCGGGAGATCATCGGCAGTCGCAGGCGGGGTATCGGGGGATTTACGGTCACTGGTTTTCATCGTCCATCTCCGGCTGCTCGTCAGGCGTGGTTCAAGGCAAGACCTTGGCGAGCGGGGGACCGTGAAGGGCAGGGGCGAGGCGGGTTGCTGCGAATAGCCTGGCTACCCGGTGATGCACTGCACTGCTGTCCATGCTGGGTCACCTCTTGTTGCAGAGCGGACCGCGACACACAGAGTTGCTGGCAGGCCCACTGCAGTTGGTCAGGGCAAGTGCCATGCCATTAGCCGAAACCGACCCATCAGTGTCCACGCAGCCATCGGCGTGCGCGGCTTTGCGCTCCGTTGCGGAGAACAGGGGCGGTGGCAGATGGGGTAGGGGATGTCCCCAGGTCTGGGGTCGAATGGGTGATGGAGCGCAGGGTTGGGGGTATCCGTTGGGGGCTTCACCCCCGCGACACTGGCCAGGCCCCTCCCCCGGCGGAGGGCGCGGTCGCCCGCCGCCTTTACTTCTTCTGAATCTGTGCCTCACTGCTGTTACGCGTTGTCTTCGAAGCTCGCCCTCACTCAGGAGAACCTCCCGTGTCTGCGCTTATCAACCAGCTGAATACGCTCTGGGCCCCGCGACTGCTGAGCGTGCTGCGGATCGTCGCCGCCTTCCTGTTCCTCCAGCATGGTACGGCCAAGTTGTTCGGCTTCCCGCATGTCGCCTATTTCGATGAGTTGAGTCTGTTTTCCCTGATTGGCTTCGCCGGGGTGCTCGAGGTGGTGGGCGGCCTGCTGCTGCTGTTCGGCCTGCTTACTCGACTCACCGCCTTTATCCTGTCCGGTGAAATGGCCTTTGCCTACTTCATGGGGCATGCCCCCGATGGCTGGATCCCACTGCTGAATGGGGGCGAGCCGGCCATTCTGTTCTGCTTCATTTTTCTCTATCTGGTTGCGGCCGGGGGCGGCGCCTGGAGCCTCGATCGGCGGTTATGCCGTGGCAAACCGGGTTGCGATTGGGCCTAGCGCGGTCTTGCCGAAGGGGCCTGCCCGGCTGACCTTCGGCGTCGCACTCCGGGCCGCGCCAATGCGATACCGGCTCAATCCCGCACGCGGCTGAACACGTAGTCGTGGTTCTTCTCGGCGGTGTGGCAGGCATAACAGGCCGTGGCGGTATCGCTACCGACCACGCGCTGGGCCGGGTCACCGCCGCCAAAGCCTTCAAAGCCCCAACCGCCGGTCGCAGCGAATTGCCGGGCATCCTTATGCATCACGCCTACGACCTTGCGCGAGCCCTCGGGCACGGCATGGTCGGCCCGCTGCGCCTCATTCTGCACAGCGCGCCGCAGCTTCCTCCGCACCTCTGACTCGAAACGTCAACAGTCCCTAGCCGCTCCACCATAGACAGCCGAAACCAGGCATGGCGGTACGACATCGTCCCCTGCGGGAGGTTGCTGCGAGGTGGGCGTACGACAGGCTCATGTATTACCAGGCGTAATAGTCATGAGCGACCTTTCTATTTATAGGTAATTTCAAACCGAGAGTAACATCCGCTCCATGCACTGAGGGGCGTCGAGTAGCGCTGTTTGCGAGTCCTTGCTTCGGCTTCGCCGATTAGCGATCGCCGCTCCTATCCAAGAGAACAAGTATTAGAGGAGCCCGCATGTCCTTGTCCTTCCCGCTCAACCGCGAGCATTTCGAACGTCTCGATCGTGATGACCCCCTTTGCGACTCGCGCGCCCTATTCGATCTTCCATCTGGTGAGATCTATCTCGATGGCAACTCCCTGGGCGCCATGCCCGCTCATGTGCCAGCGCGCCTTGAGCGAGTTCTGAAGCAGGAGTGGGCCCATGGTCTGATCCGCTCCTGGAACGACGCGGACTGGTATCCGGCACCGCAACGCACCGGCGGCAAGATTGCGCGCCTGATTGGTGCGGGTGCCGAAGAAGTGATCGTCGCCGACTCCACGTCCATCAACCTGTTCAAGGTGCTGGTAGCCGCCACCCGGATGCGTCCCGGGCGGAAGGTGATCCTGGGCGAGAACGGCAACTTCCCGACTGACGTCTACGTTGCCTCCGGCGTGGCTGAGCTCACTGGTTGCGAACTGCGCTGCGTCGAGCCGGAGCAGGTGCTCGAGGCCCTGACCGAAGACGTTGCGATCCTTTCCCTGACCCATGTGAACTACAAGTCCGGCCGGCGCTACGACATGGCCGCCATTACGGCCCGTGCCCACGAAGTGGGCGCCCTGGTGGTCTGGGATCTGTGCCACTCCGCTGGCGCGATGCCGATCGACCTGAATGGATCGCAGGCCGACTTCGCCGTCGGCTGTGGCTACAAGTACCTGAACGGCGGTCCCGGCGCCCCGGCCTTCGTCTATGTCGCCGAACGTCATATCCCCCATGTCCGTCAGCCACTGACCGGCTGGCATGGGCATGCCCGGCCCTTCGCTTTCAGCCACGACTACGAGGCGCATCCGACCATCGATCGCATGTTGGTGGGCACCGCGCCGCAGCTGGGCGTGCTGGCACTGGAAGCGGCGCTGGAGGTGTTCGATGGCGTCGACATGCAGGTGCTGCGCAAGAAGAGCGTCGCGCTGTGCGACCTGTTCATCCAGCTCTGCGATGAGCGGTTGGCGGGGCTGGGCGTGGAGCTGCGCTCGCCGCGCGATGCCGAGCAGCGGGGTAGCCAGGTGTCGCTGGCCCATGCCGATGCCTATCCGGTGATGCAGGCCCTGATTGCCCGTGGGGTGATCGGCGACTTCCGCGCGCCAGACATCCTGCGCTTCGGCTTCGCGCCGCTCTACAACCGCTATGTGGACATCTGGGACAGCGTCCAGGCGCTGCGCGAGGTCCTCGAAAGCGGCGAATGGAATCGCCCGGAATTCATCGCCAGGAAGTCGGTGACCTGATCCCTCCCTTTCAAGACCGGAGCAATCGAGCATGACAAAAACAACAAGCTCTTTCGACAACTTGGTCCAGCGCGAGCAGGGCCTGAAACAGAGTCTGAGCAGTGGCCAACTGTCCATGATTGCCATCGGTGGCGCCATCGGCACAGGGCTGTTCCTGGGCAGTGGCTTCGCCATCGGCTTCGCTGGGCCCAGCGTGCTGGTCAGTTACGCGATCGGCGCGGTGATCGCGCTACTGCTGATGGGCTGCCTGGCGGAAATGACAGTCCGCCATCCGACCTCGGGCTCCTTCGGCTCCTTCGCGGAGTTCTACGTGGCACCCTGGTTCGGTTTCCTGATCCGCTATGCGTACTGGGCGTCGATCGTCTTCGCAGTGGGCACCGAGATCACGGCGGCCGCCATGTACATGAAGTACTGGTTCCCGGATGTGCCGGGCGGCTACTGGATGGTGACCTTCTCCACGGCGCTGGTGCTGGCCAACGTCCTCAGCGTCAAGGTCTTCGGTGCCATCGAGTACGTATTCTCGTTGCTCAAGCTGTGTGCCATCGTCGCCTTCATCCTGCTGGGCGCCTGGGTGGTCTATGGAGCGCCGGCGGACTCCAGTATCGGTTTTACCAACTACACCAACGATCGCGGTTTCTTCCCCAATGGCTACTGGGGTACCTGGGTGGCCGTCATCGTGGCGTTCTTCAGCTATCTCAGCATCGAGATGATCGCGGTGGCGGCGGGCGAGGCGCGTGACCCTAAGCGTGCGGTCACCCGTGCCTTCCGTATCACCGTGGTGCGTCTGGTGGTGTTTTACCTGCTGACCCTCGCGCTGGTCCTGGCGATCCTGCCCTGGGGACAGAACAACGGTGGCCAAAGCCCCTTCGTCACGGTTATGAACGCGACCGGTGTCCCGTACGCGGGGGCGGTATTCAATGCGGTGATCCTGATCGCGGCTCTGTCGGCGATGAACAGCCAGCTCTATATCACCTCGCGGCTGATGTTCAGTCTGGCCCGTGCCGGACAGGCACCTGAGCTGTTCGGCCGGGTGAGCACCAGGGGGGTTCCGCTGCCGGCCCTGCTGCTCTCGTCCTTGGGCATCGGCCTGGGTACCCTGCTGTACATCGTGTATCCGGAAAAGGCCTTCACACTGATGATGTCCATCGCCATGTTCGGCGCGATGTTCACCTGGGCCGGAATCTTCCTCACCCACCTGTTCTTCCGCCGTCGTCAGGACAGCGAATCCCTGGAGTTCCGTCTCTGGGGCTATCCCTGGACCAGCCTGGCCGGCCTGTTGCTGATGCTGGCGGTGATGCTGACCACGCTGTTCACCGAGGAGTTCGCCCTGACCCTCGTCTGTGGTGTGCCGTTCCTGCTGCTGATGGGGCTGATCTACATCTTGCGCTTGCGCAAGTCTCGGCCCGTCGAAGGTGAGGCGCCCAAGCCTCTGCCGATCCGGCACTGAGTCCAGCCCGGCCTGATCCGGAGATCGGGCCGCCCACTCCCTGAGCGATCAATTCCCGGGCGCCTTGCCGCCCGGGACGGGAGAGGCTTGCCCTCTCATTCCTTCCATCCAGATGTACGAGGAGTGCCATGCGAGCCTTCCGATCAGTCCTGCTCGTGATTCCCGGCCTGCTAGCCATGCCGACCCATGAGGTCGTGGCCGCCCAGGGTTGGGATAGCACCATCGAGGAGAGCAGGCTCAGGCTTCTGTTGCGCAACTCCTATTTCAATCGCAGCAAGACTGAAGGGCGTCGAGACAGTCGGGACTGGACCCAGGGTATCAACCTGGACTTTGCGTCCGGCTTCACGCCCGGCACTTTGGGGGTAGGGTTGGATGCCTTCCTCTACCAGGGCCTCAAGCTGGATGCCTCGGCGGGCAAGGCCGGGACGGGCAACCTTCCGGTACGGGACGACGGAGCGCCTGCCGACGAGTACGCGAAGGCTGGCGCGGCGCTTAAGCTGCGGGTATCGAAGACCGAGCTCAAGGTGGGCGAGCAGCGTCCAGATACGCCGGTGTTCGGGGTCAGCCACTTTCGCATCGTTCCGCAGACCGCCACGGGCCTGTCCCTGCGCAGCCAAGAGCGGGACGACCTGGTGTTGCAGGCCGGCCATTTCATCTCGGCTACCAGTCCGGTAACCACCAACACCGACGGTGATCTCTGGGCCGTCATGGCCGGTGTCACCACCCCTCGCGCCGACTATGCAGGCGGTACCTGGCAGTGGGCGCCGGGACTCTCCCTGGCGCTCTATGGAGCGAGATTCGAGGATGTCTGGCACCAGGGCTACGCGAGCCTGGACGGGCGCTTCGCGCTGGGAGGCGAGCGGGAATCGGGGGTGAACCTGACCCTGTACCGAACCACGAACACGGGCGAGGCACGGGCCGGTGACATCGACAACCTGACCCTGGGCACCTCGGCCTACCTGCGCCTGGGGAACCACCGTTTCTTGCTCGGACTGCAGAAAGTCCAGGGTGACACGCCATTCGATTACCTGGGGGTAGGGGAGAACGACCGGAATGGCCGCAACGGGCGCGACCAGGGGGCCTCCATCTGGCTGCCGAACTCCGCCCAGTTCTCCGATTTCAATGGTCCGCACGAGCGCTCCTGGCAGCTCCGCTACGACTACTCGTTCGCGGACTGGGGCCTGCCTGGCAGCTCGATGATGGTCCGCTACATCGAGGGCGACCAGATCGATGGAAGCCGGACTCCAGCCGGCAGTCCCTACGCCGGGCGCTACGGGGCCGACGGTTCGCACCGGGAAACCAACCTGGAGTTCCGCTACGTGGTGGCGTCCGGCCCGGCCAAGGGGCTGAGTGTCCGGCTGCGCCAGGCCTGGCATCGCGCCGATGCCGGTCAGGGGCCCGGGGACCTCGATGATTTTCGGCTCATCACCGATTACCCCCTGGACATTCTTTAGCGCCTCGCGGGAGGCAGCCTGTCTGGTGGGCGATGGGAACAAGGGAATTGTTCGGAATGGATTCCGGATGTCGTGAAACGCAAAGACTGCCCGATGGGGCATAACCAACGGAGTAAATAATGAAAACAATGCGGCTCTCTGTTAAACCCGCCAACCCCTTCGCACGCAGCCGCCTGGCGCTTTCGCTGGTGCTCGGCCTCTTCGCGAGCTCGAGCCTGCAGGCCGAAGAGCATGGCCCGATCAACATCGTCGACCCCCTCGTCAAGCGCCAGACGGAGCTGTCCCCGGACCGCACCCCGCCAGCGCCCGCACCGGGCAGCTACGGCATGGACAAGGCCACAGGCAAGTTCATCCCTCCGGTGGCGACGCCCTTTTCCCATGATGGCCACCCGTTCGAAGGGCAGCTGGATCACTGGGATACCAAGAGCTACATCAAGAACATGAAGGTGGAGGCCTACTACCCGATCACGGTCGAGCCCTTCCACACCTGGCAGAACATCGTCGACTTCGATGGCAAACGCTATCTCTACCAGTACGTGCGGCGCAGCCTGAAGATATTCGATATCACCGATCCCAAGGACGTCCAGCTCATTCACACCAAGGGCTCGACCTGGGGACCGAATGGCCCGAGCGAGGAGGTCAATCCCTATCCGGCGGAAGACATGTTCGGCGCGGCTTCGATCCAGTGGTACAAGAAACTGGGCAAATACATCATGGTGCAGTCCTTCGAGATTCGCCGCTTCGGGGTTCTGGAGGACAAGTACCGCGAGCCGGAGAAGGTCGAGGCGATTCGCAAGTCCAAGCACCTCAAGGGTTTCAAGGTCTACGAGATGAATGGCCCGCTGCCGCAGGACTGGAAGCTGATCGCGACCCGGACCACCGACATCGAGCATCCCGATGCGCCGATCGGTGAGCAGGAGGGCTCCGGCGTGCGGGACATTCCTGCCTACTTCGGTGGCGACATCATGTACGTGGCCGCCGCGCCGAGCGACAAGTACGGCCTCACCGAGTACCCGAACGACCTCTACAACGCCGGCTACCAGTCCTGGGACATGTCGGACCCGAGCAACCCCAAGTTGCTCGACGTTTTGACCGTGCCCGGTCAGATTGTCGGTGAGCCGGAGCACGAGGCGGTGTTCAAGGCCAACCCACGCGCCGGCAACCGGGCGTCCTGGATGGGCGCGCGCATGTCGCTGTTCATTCCCAAGCCGGTGGAGCAGGGTGGCAAGTATGGCTACGCCGCCATGGGGGGCATGGGGCTCTACGTGGTGGACATCACCGATTCGTCGAACATGAAGGTGGTGGGGCACGTCGAGTTCCCGGTCAGCGTGGCCGGTACCGAGGGCGACAACATCGATGTGTCCCAGGTGGAGAAAACCGGGCTGATCTACTTCAGCGGCTACCCGCTGGCCGAAGACTGCTACGAGGCTGCCAAGAACATCTACGCCGTGGATGTGAGCAACCCGGGAAAACCCTCCATCAAACATACGCTGCCACGTCCGACGCCGCCGGCCGATGCCGGGTTCACCGACTTCTGCCAGCGCAAGGGCAGCTTCGGTCCGAAGCGGACCGGCTACTACACCCAGCCCGGCGTGTCGCGTGAGGGCATCCTGCCGTACGCCTACTACAACGCGGGTGTGCAGGTGTTCGATGTCAGCAACCCGGAGAAACCCACCATCGGCGCCTACTTCGTGCCGCCGTTCGATACCAAGAACGTTGTGAGCTACGCCATGGGCAACCTCACCCACGGCACCTACACCGAGTACGACCGCAACCTGATCTGGGTATTTACCAACCACGGCTTCTATGCGCTGTCGACCCCGCTGCTGGGGGAGCCCAGCTTCGAGGCGCCCAAGAAGCCCTGGCCGTCCAGGGATTGATCCAGCCTCGCAATAACCACCAAACCCAATAAGAAATTTGGCCGCGGCAGCAGGGGAGATTGCTGCCGCGAGCCTTTACTCGATCTATCGGAGCATCACATGCGCAAACTTTTACTCGCACTTCCGCTTGTGAGCGGATACGCCTGCGCGAGCATCGAGATTTCCGGTGTCCTCGACGTCAACTACGAGGTGGCCACGTCCGGCGGGATGACCGAGGAGCGCGTCACCGGGGGGGGCTTGAGCACTAACCGCGTGCAGTTCAAGTGGCAGGAAGAGGTCACCGAGGACCTGTCGCTGAAGACCGTCTACGAGGCACAGTACAACCCACACTCAGATGACGATATCGGCAAGCGCGAGGTCTACGCCCAGGTCATTTCCAAGCGCTGGGGAACCCTGAGCACCGGCCGCCAGGACACGCCTTCCGCCAACGCCTACGGTTACGCCGACCCGCTGTACAACAACGACTACAGCCTGATCAGCAACATGGGCGTGTTCTACGCGCCGTGGCGGGTGGACCGCTCGCTGATGTACATCAGCCCGCGGATCAACGGTTTCGAGTTCCGCGGCATGGCGACCCAGGGGGAGAACGACGGCAGTCGTGACGGTCGCGTCTACAGCGTTGCCGTGGATCGCTGGACCGACAGCCCCTGGTATTTCTCGGCTGCCCTGGACCGCCAGTACCAGCGCAACCTGTGGGACAAGCACACCATGGAGCAGTCCACCGACGCCTACCTGACTGCGGTGTACACCATGGGACGGACCGATCTGTCGGCGGTCTACCACCGCTACGTCGGCTACTACGCCTACGCGCCCTGGGTGGATTTCGAGTCCAATGGCAGCGACCTGCAACTGGGGCTGCGGCACAATTTCGGCAACAAGC comes from the Pseudomonas sp. TCU-HL1 genome and includes:
- a CDS encoding cytochrome P460 family protein, coding for MQNEAQRADHAVPEGSRKVVGVMHKDARQFAATGGWGFEGFGGGDPAQRVVGSDTATACYACHTAEKNHDYVFSRVRD
- a CDS encoding amino acid permease, producing the protein MTKTTSSFDNLVQREQGLKQSLSSGQLSMIAIGGAIGTGLFLGSGFAIGFAGPSVLVSYAIGAVIALLLMGCLAEMTVRHPTSGSFGSFAEFYVAPWFGFLIRYAYWASIVFAVGTEITAAAMYMKYWFPDVPGGYWMVTFSTALVLANVLSVKVFGAIEYVFSLLKLCAIVAFILLGAWVVYGAPADSSIGFTNYTNDRGFFPNGYWGTWVAVIVAFFSYLSIEMIAVAAGEARDPKRAVTRAFRITVVRLVVFYLLTLALVLAILPWGQNNGGQSPFVTVMNATGVPYAGAVFNAVILIAALSAMNSQLYITSRLMFSLARAGQAPELFGRVSTRGVPLPALLLSSLGIGLGTLLYIVYPEKAFTLMMSIAMFGAMFTWAGIFLTHLFFRRRQDSESLEFRLWGYPWTSLAGLLLMLAVMLTTLFTEEFALTLVCGVPFLLLMGLIYILRLRKSRPVEGEAPKPLPIRH
- a CDS encoding DoxX family protein, whose product is MSALINQLNTLWAPRLLSVLRIVAAFLFLQHGTAKLFGFPHVAYFDELSLFSLIGFAGVLEVVGGLLLLFGLLTRLTAFILSGEMAFAYFMGHAPDGWIPLLNGGEPAILFCFIFLYLVAAGGGAWSLDRRLCRGKPGCDWA
- a CDS encoding porin, whose translation is MRKLLLALPLVSGYACASIEISGVLDVNYEVATSGGMTEERVTGGGLSTNRVQFKWQEEVTEDLSLKTVYEAQYNPHSDDDIGKREVYAQVISKRWGTLSTGRQDTPSANAYGYADPLYNNDYSLISNMGVFYAPWRVDRSLMYISPRINGFEFRGMATQGENDGSRDGRVYSVAVDRWTDSPWYFSAALDRQYQRNLWDKHTMEQSTDAYLTAVYTMGRTDLSAVYHRYVGYYAYAPWVDFESNGSDLQLGLRHNFGNKHNVAVSLMYKDDRKDEALSDATGLNLGYIYNYDKNTDLYGVYGYVHHNRDSEIRYPISWNLENPLPDENPQGLQLGVRIKF
- a CDS encoding OprD family porin — protein: MRAFRSVLLVIPGLLAMPTHEVVAAQGWDSTIEESRLRLLLRNSYFNRSKTEGRRDSRDWTQGINLDFASGFTPGTLGVGLDAFLYQGLKLDASAGKAGTGNLPVRDDGAPADEYAKAGAALKLRVSKTELKVGEQRPDTPVFGVSHFRIVPQTATGLSLRSQERDDLVLQAGHFISATSPVTTNTDGDLWAVMAGVTTPRADYAGGTWQWAPGLSLALYGARFEDVWHQGYASLDGRFALGGERESGVNLTLYRTTNTGEARAGDIDNLTLGTSAYLRLGNHRFLLGLQKVQGDTPFDYLGVGENDRNGRNGRDQGASIWLPNSAQFSDFNGPHERSWQLRYDYSFADWGLPGSSMMVRYIEGDQIDGSRTPAGSPYAGRYGADGSHRETNLEFRYVVASGPAKGLSVRLRQAWHRADAGQGPGDLDDFRLITDYPLDIL
- the kynU gene encoding kynureninase, with amino-acid sequence MSLSFPLNREHFERLDRDDPLCDSRALFDLPSGEIYLDGNSLGAMPAHVPARLERVLKQEWAHGLIRSWNDADWYPAPQRTGGKIARLIGAGAEEVIVADSTSINLFKVLVAATRMRPGRKVILGENGNFPTDVYVASGVAELTGCELRCVEPEQVLEALTEDVAILSLTHVNYKSGRRYDMAAITARAHEVGALVVWDLCHSAGAMPIDLNGSQADFAVGCGYKYLNGGPGAPAFVYVAERHIPHVRQPLTGWHGHARPFAFSHDYEAHPTIDRMLVGTAPQLGVLALEAALEVFDGVDMQVLRKKSVALCDLFIQLCDERLAGLGVELRSPRDAEQRGSQVSLAHADAYPVMQALIARGVIGDFRAPDILRFGFAPLYNRYVDIWDSVQALREVLESGEWNRPEFIARKSVT